A stretch of DNA from Triticum dicoccoides isolate Atlit2015 ecotype Zavitan chromosome 2A, WEW_v2.0, whole genome shotgun sequence:
TCGGGTTACTTGTTATTTTAATGGTTAGATCTAAAGGAGTGGGCTTGATTGTAGGGCTCTAATtgttttgttgttatgtataggttAGATCATGTGCATTTAGCGatgaatatgtttgcttgtttaatattataatagagatagagatagagaaaaATCATATTAGTATATCCAGTGGCGGAGCTTGGGACACATCTTAGGAGGGGCAAATGGGCTGAGGGGGCAACTAACATCAGGTTTAGGCTAGATTTCTATGAATCTATGGGCAATTACTCATGATAATATGAACAAATCTTCTGGGTAGGGGGGCGATGATCCAGCTTGATCTCCACTAAGCTCCGCCACTGAGTATATCCAATGTACAAGATGCAAAATTGTATAGTGTGGTCGCAATGTCATCTCATAATCAATGAATGAAATTTACTCGCGAACCAAtctgtgattggatggttagagggactgtggtatccccagcccaccagagttcaaatcctggtgctcgcatttattcctggatttatttcaagatttccggtgatgatgatatgccggctcagtctttcgaaggtgctcataggggtagtgtgtgcgtgtgtgcgttcgtaGGGataagtgtatgcgcgtgtatatgagtgctTGTGTTTATACCATGTTCAAAAAAAGAATGAAATTTACTCCTCCCATCCCAttagaagaaaaaaaaacaccCTTTGTGAgagtgtcttcttcctcctcgcgtctCTCTCCATTCCGCCGACGCCGAGAGAGACAATCCAGATTCattagagcaacttcaatggggcaACCAATTTCGTTcgcccgcgtccgtttgggtcggcacggacgaaagtggcggcccaacgcgccgacccaaacggacgagcGTTCGTTTTTCGTCCGGGCGACCCATTCCAGGCCCAtatttgagccggatttgcgtcggcacggacacgagacggacgcgcgcgcgcGCCTACTCCTCTCCCTGGGCCCGCCCGTCGGTGCCAGCCACAACCATTTCCCCCCATTTTCCCAAAAATGCTCCCGCCAGCGCGCGCCCCCCGCCCCCAACCAGCGATGGAGGATGCcatcgacctcgacctcgacgccgccgccggcctcgcctccctcgcctcgtccggcgccGTCGCCCCTTCGgggaaaggcaagcctcgtgccccgcGCAAGACCGCCACGGCGACCAAGCCGAAAAAGGCACTGACGCCCGAAcagcgggcaagggagtcggccaagaggaagggccggaggcacgcCACGGACGCGAGGGATGAGGCCGCTGCGCAGTCCGCCGTCGCTGCAGCGCAGCAGGAGTTCACCAACGCCCGCGTCGCCGCCGCAATGAGGCAGGCACTTTACATGCTTGGGGTAAACCCTAACCAGCACCACCTCGTCCAAGCCGCCAtcgccgcggccagcaccggctcgtcGGCATTTCCTCGGATGGTGATGCCCGACTCACCCCGCGCATCGGCTTGCAACCCGGTCCCTGGTTTTCAcgtctacccgcaggcctcccgcctctccggggagtgctcACCCGACGTGAGCGTGGTCGCGTCTTCCACACCCgcgcccgcgcccatcgacctcaacgccaccccgGTGGTCGGTGGCTCGTCGTCCTGCGGCGCGAGGAAACACGCGCGACAAACGCCGGCCGGCGGTCTCCCGGACGCCCGCAACCTGTTCGAGGAAATGACGTCCGCCGTCGACGAGCGCTACATGCAACACCTCATCTTCGAGGGTGGTGCGCCGAGCGCTGGCTACGATCCTGACTGATCTATGGCGTCGAGGGCCATCTTTTTGTATGCCGGCAGGTGTGCCGACATGACCATGGGAGCCGCCGTGGCGTGGTCGAACTCCAAGTCCCACCATTTTTTGcgtgctggcatgtgtgccggccggctGGCAAGCAAGTGCGCCAGCAGGAACTGTGGTATTTTATGAAGCCGGCATTGTATGCCGGTGCTGGCATGATGCCGGCATGAGACATGGTCGCTGACATGTTCGGCCGCAGGCCTTTTTTAATTCAAAAGTTGAATGCAgacatgaaatgggtcggcgcgttgggcgcatTGCCGACACAAATGCAAAACTGGACGGACACCGGACAGACGGCCGACCCAAACGAATAAAAAGCGGATAAATGCGCCCTCCGTTTGGCtcgccccattgaagttgctcttagCAGTACATAGCAAATCCAATGCATCCACCGTCAAATCAACCGCCCAATCCGAGTTGACGATCGATTTCAGCTGCGCGCCGGAGCGGGAATCGAGGAGGAGTTCGGGGAACTCGGATCCATCGACCTGCccgcgcggcggaggcggcgctccCCGTCCCCTCTAGATCGACGGCCACAGGCGGGAGGTGGGGAGCGGGGCGCCGGAGAAGCCACGACCTCGAAATAGGAGGCCGCCGCCTGGGGCGCATATCGTCTCGGTTCGATTGATTCTAGCTAGGGTTCAGTCAATCGGTCGGGACCATGGAGTCGCCGCCGCCCAAGCGCAACGTCGGCCACGGCGGCGAGGACGGAATCAGCGCGCTCCCCGACCACCTCCTCCTCGACATCCTCGAGCGCCTCGACCTGCGCGAGGCGGTCCGCACCGGCGCGCTCTCCACGCGGTGGCGGCACCTCCCCAGCCACCTCTCGCGCGTGCACCTCGACGTCGCTCACTTCGGCGGCGCCACGCCGCTCGAGGTCATGGACGCGTTCACGGGCGCGGTGCGGGCCTTGCTGACCCGGGTTCCTCCCGCCGAGGGCTCGGATTGAGCTTGTCTCTGTCCCGAAGCTTAGGCAAGTGGTATGCCAACATTGGCCCTTCGAGAGCCCTCCAGTGTGCTTCGGCTACGTTCCTGAGCTTCGCGGTGTAATGCTCTATTCTAAAGCCAAGGCAGGGCAAGAGCCATTTGCGTTGAGCGACTGCCTGCCAAGGAGTGCCAGGAATCTGTCAACACTGACTCTGTGTTTTGGGGACCAAATGGTAAACTTAATTTCTGCTCACCACTTAAATATGTATCTTCTGCATCTACATATTATATGTTCATCTTTTCTACCAACTTCAGCTGTGCATTTATGTTCTTGCTGCAGATTTGGATTCAGCCAGAACATCCGAAGCAGCTCACTCCTATATTCAGAAACCTGACCACTGTGTTTCTTTTCGGTATCTTCAGTGAGTGTGATCTGAGCTGGACATTGTTTATCCTTGAAGCTGCACCTGCCCTACAGGATTTTGCAGTAAGTGTTACTTAACCTTCTTTCTAATTTAGTGCACATCTTAGCATGCACATGACTCATTCTACATTCTTACGATGATATGTTTTTCGGATATTCAGCAATAAACCGTACCAATAAGTTGATCTAATTTCCAACCACTCACCAACTTGTCACAAATACTAAAAGTAGTGCATACAAGCCGCACTGTAATTTTGCAGCGAGACAGTGTCCATGCAAGGCAAAAAAAACTGTTGGATCGTATCTCATGTTAAAGTTCTCCAAGAGTTGTtcatttgtttttttttcaaaaagaggaGAGCCCGGCATAGAGTGATGCACATGGCCGTTTTAATTAAAATTCTTCATTACAAAGTATCTTGGTTAAAAGAAATACGAGGAATATGATTGTAGTTACAATCTCCAGAAGCATATTTATGTGTTGTACTTGGGATTTAATTCATGCAAATTCCTGGAAAACTGTTTAGGGGCCTAAACGTATATTTAATTGCAATTGTTGTCACCTTGTCCTTCATGGGTTGGTGGCAGTTTAATTAACATGTGTTACTTACTTTCTATATCATTGCTTGAAGTTATCTCGACATTCATGTATCAAGACGCCCGAGTACAGTGCCGAGAAGACCAACGTGGTGTGGGAGCCATCCAAGGATTTTAAGCACCTGAACTTAAAGGGGCTGCATATCTTCGGGTGCGAGGATGAAGACAAGGTGAGAAACTATGTAAGGCTTGTCATGGAACGAGCTGTGGGGCTGTTGTTAATCGAGCTGTATGGTGAAAACCCATGCATTTACTGTGATGCCACCAACCTTGAAAGATCCAAGGCGGAAAAATCTAGCAGGCATCGGATTAAGGAGCAACTCACATATGGATCATCTTCATCCGTGGAGATAATTATCTGTTGATGGATATGGTCAGGGAATGTTA
This window harbors:
- the LOC119358417 gene encoding uncharacterized protein LOC119358417, which translates into the protein MLYSKAKAGQEPFALSDCLPRSARNLSTLTLCFGDQMIWIQPEHPKQLTPIFRNLTTVFLFGIFSECDLSWTLFILEAAPALQDFALSRHSCIKTPEYSAEKTNVVWEPSKDFKHLNLKGLHIFGCEDEDKVRNYVRLVMERAVGLLLIELYGENPCIYCDATNLERSKAEKSSRHRIKEQLTYGSSSSVEIIIC